A stretch of the Papaver somniferum cultivar HN1 chromosome 6, ASM357369v1, whole genome shotgun sequence genome encodes the following:
- the LOC113290648 gene encoding uncharacterized protein LOC113290648, with protein sequence MNPLKCAFGITSGKFLGFVVINEGIQVDLSKVEAITTMAPPENTKELQAFIGRISYIQCFVPGLAQLMTAFFHLLKKHVTFAWGEVQCTAFEKLKQYLINPKFLRPPTRGVPIYLHTEFTSLAIGAVLARDIEGNELSPIYYVSRVLRDAELRRTARWLLQLSEFELKYQRPNGVRGQAIADLIAMFPGEGDDEVHEYIPGEVAAADIDKPWTMFFDELSYATVGGAIVVFEAPRGDLLSYSFKLDFPCSNNIVEYEALILGLKLEKELNLWSIKVKGDSKLVTNQVSGDFHVKEPHLAPYRAEAQSPMNQTGSTLDHTGRSENRHADALETLERKMQLNGEEDGTVTVRRK encoded by the exons ATGAATCCCCTCAAATGTGCCTTCGGAATAACATCAGGAAAGTTCCTAGGCTTTGTGGTGATTAATGAAGGGATCCAAGTGGATCTAAGCAAAGTTGAAGCGATCACAACCATGGCGCCTCCGGAAAACACAAAGGAACTACAAGCTTTCATAGGACGGATATCATATATACAGTGCTTCGTACCTGGTCTAGCACAATTAATGACCGCGTTCTTTCACTTACTAAAGAAACATGTGACCTTTGCATGGGGAGAGGTACAGTGCACCGCATTCGAGAAGTTGAAGCAGTACCTCATCAACCCTAAGTTTCTCAGGCCTCCGACGAGAGGAGTTCCCATCTATCTCCATACAGAGTTTACCAGCTTGGCGATAGGTGCGGTTCTCGCACGGGACATCGAAGGAAATGAGTTGTCACCTATCTATTATGTTAGTCGAGTCCTGCGAGACGCTGAACTGAG AAGAACTGCTCGATGGTTGTTACAGTTGTCAGAGTTCGAACTCAAATATCAGCGACCAAACGGGGTGAGGGGACAAGCGATAGCTGACCTAATAGCCATGTTCCCAGGAGAAGGAGACGACGAGGTACACGAATACATACCTGGAGAAGTAGCAGCCGCAGACATTGACAAACCTTGGACCATGTTCTTTGATGAATTGTCATATGCAACCGTTGGAGGAGCAATAGTAGTGTTCGAAGCCCCAAGAGGAGATTTACTATCGTATTCGTTCAAATTAGATTTCCCGTGCAGTAATAATATCGTCGAATATGAAGCACTAATCCTAGGACTCAAGCTGGAAAAAGAACTAAATTTATGGAGTATAAAAGTAAAAGGCGACTCGAAACTGGTGACAAACCAAGTAAGCGGCGACTTCCACGTCAAAGAACCTCACCTAGCGCCTTATCGAGCAGAGGCTCAGAGTCCGATGAACCAAACGGGGTCAACATTAGATCATACGGGAAGGAGCGAAAACCGACATGCAGATGCTCTAGAAACGCTAGAAAGAAAGATGCAACtaaatggagaagaagatggaACGGTCACGGTAAGAAGAAAATAG